A single window of Sander lucioperca isolate FBNREF2018 chromosome 22, SLUC_FBN_1.2, whole genome shotgun sequence DNA harbors:
- the cd79b gene encoding uncharacterized protein cd79b isoform X1, whose protein sequence is MRWLLAGCCGLALINISVAMLITQKPRFYGVKPKRNVGIYCLFSKKIPQATVQWYKADKYNSQKKKIEAGEQFVFHSSNLTQNILLFIHRLQINDAGVYFCKLNNTWGPGTAVQVGKPLDVTKALYRTKMKDALIILQGLVLAVFIAALLLHKRHLQLEKTDIIYEEPETDHIYEGLAIETCGGDLYEDLCVYAQPEDAEAPWE, encoded by the exons TGGCCATGCTGATTACCCAGAAGCCCCGGTTCTATGGTGTGAAGCCCAAACGCAATGTGGGCATTTACTGTCTGTTCTCCAAGAAAATCCCACAAGCCACGGTGCAGTGGTACAAGGCTGACAAGTACAactcacaaaaaaagaaaatagaggCAGGAGAACAGTTTGTCTTTCACAGCAGCAATCTGACCCAAAACATCCTTCTCTTCATCCATCGTTTACAAATCAATGACGCTGGAGTGTACTTCTGCAAGCTAAACAATACATGGGGACCTGGGACTGCAGTTCAAGTCGGCA AACCCCTTGACGTTACCAAGGCACTGTACAGGACCAAGATGAAGGATGCTCTCATCATCCTCCAGGGCCTGGTGTTGGCTGTGTTTATTGCTGCTTTACTGCTACACAAACGACACCTG CAGTTGGAAAAGACGGACATCATATATGAGGAGCCTGAAACTGATCACATCTATGAG GGTTTGGCGATTGAGACGTGTGGAGGAGATCTGTATGAGGATCTCTGTGTGTACGCCCAGCCTGAAGACGCTGAGGCCCCATGGGAGTGA
- the cd79b gene encoding uncharacterized protein cd79b isoform X2, producing the protein MRWLLAGCCGLALINISVAMLITQKPRFYGVKPKRNVGIYCLFSKKIPQATVQWYKADKYNSQKKKIEAGEQFVFHSSNLTQNILLFIHRLQINDAGVYFCKLNNTWGPGTAVQVGKPLDVTKALYRTKMKDALIILQGLVLAVFIAALLLHKRHLLEKTDIIYEEPETDHIYEGLAIETCGGDLYEDLCVYAQPEDAEAPWE; encoded by the exons TGGCCATGCTGATTACCCAGAAGCCCCGGTTCTATGGTGTGAAGCCCAAACGCAATGTGGGCATTTACTGTCTGTTCTCCAAGAAAATCCCACAAGCCACGGTGCAGTGGTACAAGGCTGACAAGTACAactcacaaaaaaagaaaatagaggCAGGAGAACAGTTTGTCTTTCACAGCAGCAATCTGACCCAAAACATCCTTCTCTTCATCCATCGTTTACAAATCAATGACGCTGGAGTGTACTTCTGCAAGCTAAACAATACATGGGGACCTGGGACTGCAGTTCAAGTCGGCA AACCCCTTGACGTTACCAAGGCACTGTACAGGACCAAGATGAAGGATGCTCTCATCATCCTCCAGGGCCTGGTGTTGGCTGTGTTTATTGCTGCTTTACTGCTACACAAACGACACCTG TTGGAAAAGACGGACATCATATATGAGGAGCCTGAAACTGATCACATCTATGAG GGTTTGGCGATTGAGACGTGTGGAGGAGATCTGTATGAGGATCTCTGTGTGTACGCCCAGCCTGAAGACGCTGAGGCCCCATGGGAGTGA